A DNA window from Halofilum ochraceum contains the following coding sequences:
- a CDS encoding Spx/MgsR family RNA polymerase-binding regulatory protein, with product MTDSPDTVTLYGIRNCDTCRRAWKWIEEQGIDYRFHDLRRDGIDAERIDAWCDHLDTDTLINRRGQTWRRLSSEDRERDEAGLRALLAEEPTLIKRPVIETPDGGVYVGWNETVQKVLSQWYG from the coding sequence GTGACCGATTCACCCGACACCGTGACGCTCTACGGCATCCGCAACTGCGATACCTGCCGGCGTGCCTGGAAATGGATCGAGGAACAGGGCATTGATTACCGCTTCCACGATCTGCGTCGTGACGGCATCGATGCCGAGCGCATCGACGCGTGGTGCGACCATCTGGACACCGACACGCTCATCAACCGCCGCGGCCAGACATGGCGGCGGTTGTCGTCGGAAGACCGCGAACGCGACGAAGCCGGCCTGCGAGCCCTGCTTGCCGAGGAACCGACGCTGATCAAACGCCCGGTGATCGAGACGCCGGATGGCGGGGTCTACGTGGGCTGGAACGAGACCGTGCAGAAGGTTTTGTCGCAATGGT